The nucleotide window AAAAAGGGGTGAAAGTAACCGTTATAGGGCCTTCTGTTTGTCACTATTATTCGGGTATGGGGCCCGGAATGCTGGGCGGAACTTACACTCCTGAAGATATCCGGTTTGCCACCAAAGAGGTGGTTCAAAGACAGGGGGGTGTTTTTGTAAAGGATAAAGTTGTCCGGATTGATCCTGAAAAAAAACAGGTTTACACACATACAGGGCAGAAAGTTTCCTATGACGTAATCTCCTTTAATGCGGGCAGTTATGTTCCCATGCCGGAAGCGTTTGAAAATAATGATCATATATATCCGGTTAAGCCCATTGAAAAATTGATGGATGCGGCAGATAATCTCAAAGCCCTGTTTGCACAAAAAAAAATAAATATCAGCATTGTCGGTGGCGGCCCTTCATCTGCCGAAGTTGCAGGCAATGTATGGCAGCTGGCAAAAAAAACAAACCGGCATATGCCTGATATTCATATTTTTGCCGGTAAAAAATTCATGTCACGGTTTCCCGGGAACGTGAGATTGAAAATTATTTCCTCGCTTGAAAAAAGAGGGGTTCAAATTCATGAAACAGGGTATGTAAAACAGATTCAACCAGATGAAATTTATTTTGAATCAGGTGACACATTTTCAACAGATTTTCTTTTTAT belongs to Desulfobacula toluolica Tol2 and includes:
- a CDS encoding NAD(P)/FAD-dependent oxidoreductase, with amino-acid sequence MNKNLVLVGGGHAHMMTLENIGKFVEKGVKVTVIGPSVCHYYSGMGPGMLGGTYTPEDIRFATKEVVQRQGGVFVKDKVVRIDPEKKQVYTHTGQKVSYDVISFNAGSYVPMPEAFENNDHIYPVKPIEKLMDAADNLKALFAQKKINISIVGGGPSSAEVAGNVWQLAKKTNRHMPDIHIFAGKKFMSRFPGNVRLKIISSLEKRGVQIHETGYVKQIQPDEIYFESGDTFSTDFLFIAMGVKPSTIFEASGLPVGPDKGLLVNQYLQSTDYPEIFGGGDCIYFEDQPLDKVGVYAVRQNPILMHNLMAALEGAELKPFDPGPDYLLIFNIGGGQGVLKKNNFVFGGKIAFIIKDYIDRKFMKKFQAIEKVA